A region of the Cannabis sativa cultivar Pink pepper isolate KNU-18-1 chromosome 3, ASM2916894v1, whole genome shotgun sequence genome:
ATAAGTCTATAAATACCCGAGCAATTTAAAAGAAGGGACTTCGAAAATTCTTTGTGAGAAAAACTCTTATTAACAACGGTGActtgtggactaaggctcattaatgccccaaccacataAAAATTCTCTTCTTTAATACTCATTAATTGCTTCGCACAACTCTAATTAATAGTGGCTGACTTCAattaacaatatatattttaaaagaattatatatacaattaatatttcaatgtaaataatagtaattttaaaatttaacacatatgatataaatatatttaattatattttattcttatttataagaaaaatatagtctaaatcaaaattaaacatCTTTATgcgtacaattttttttctttttgctttaAATttgtcatattttattttattatataatttattgttggagacataaaataataataatttattttattttgatggtAGTTAtgcgaaaaaatattttttaaataaatattagataatttaatattaaaaagtaattcATCCAAAATCGATTCAATCCGTACTTTTGTGAATTAAATTGAATTGAATTTGAATTACTATGCATATTAGATTAGATCTAAAATATAGATGTATTATGTGTAAAATAGTGTAaattgaattggattaaataAACACTTTTATAATATCATTGCATGCAAATATAACATTATAAATAtttctcaaaagaaaaaaaaaagtgaagagcataaaaaatagacaaaaaaatatagggatttttttatttttacacttcaaaataattttttttttgtatttttacggaattctgcATAGattccctattgcaactaacactgcaacttaaattgtaataaaaaatcGTATAAAAATCCTTATTGCTACTAGCGCTGTAACTACTTTAGAAACCtaaactgtaaatttgaaaaaataaaaaaaaaattaaaaaaaatgtatggaataatttctcaaaaatatatTCACATTCGTCGGTTTAGTAAGCTCTTTAGTCCGTGCCATGTAGGCCTATTCTTCTTAAGATGTGATTTTTAcaactttatttttctttgttacTATAGCCATTGTTGTCCATTACATTCATCGAATAGCaacaatttaattaatatgatGTAACAGTAATAACACAGATATAAGTAAAAcctttatcttttatttatttttaatattatgaaAGCCAAAGATGAAGATTGGGTAAAATTTGGGAGCAAGAAATAACTGAGTGTGATGTGAGTGAGATGCGTCTACATAAGGTACATGATTCCACCCTTATTAGCCTGGGCCTGGGCCCTCAACCTTTTTGTCAAAAACAGCCCACATTTTGAATAAAGTTCAACGACAAAGCATCAGCTTTATTTCTTATTGGGTTcccttattcttcttcttctatcacTCTATTCATCCCTCATTTCATTTCATccataaatctaaaaaaaaaagcatatacacacatttttttttaagatattattgTGTTCATGACGCTAGTTTAATGGTTAGTGAAAGAAATGTATGGTCATTCTTGCTCTTTGTATATGTCATATCTTTCCACCAAAAGCACTTTAAATCATAAGAATAAAACCTATTTTTAGGTAGAGGCAAGAAAAGGGTTAGGGGAAAAAAATCATAAGAGTAAATAAGTCTATGAGCAATTTCTCTTATTTatacattattaatttctaaagTGAGATCATGATACATTTAAATTTCATTAACATAAGCAATGGGGGACCAGTCTTTATTACTTACCTTATGAGGGAAATCCCTCCTACACTAAACAAAAGAATTAGCTAAAATATTAGAAGATTATAGTGCATAACTTTTGGTTCACACATGCTTTCCCTCGTCATGTCTAGGTGGTCTTATATTGCtccatttcctttttttttgggCGGATTTACTAATGGAATCTGATCCTATGAtaaaagtgttttttttatacaaaaaaatGATGATTCTCTATTTTATTTGACACATTTTTGTGGATGACATGAATGTACAAGCTAGTTTACACACCAAGAATATTTAGGAATACCATTACCTATCATCAAGAAACTTTTTTTAGCAAGTGGTTTTTTGTATTCTACCATCTCTCAAACTTGCAATTTGTTGATTAAAATTCAGATATTGCTTATGATTTTTGACTCATGGTATTTAATCaactaattaaattttagaTGGGCTAAGAACAAAATCAGTTCTTTCAAAAATCGGTCAATGATATGTCGATTTTCAatcaatataatatattatgttGGCTAAAAtaaagggattatttcacaaaaatataaaaataacaaaaaaaattataaaaatacgattttacggaattttaaatattttacgatttttttaattttatttacaggaaatacggtctttttatattgtaatcttgttaatttgttgttgattttttgttatctgtatattattttttgttgttattttcatgttacttttattagttttcttgttgattttatgttgttttcgtgttattttttagaaaaccgtaaaaatataaaaaatcattctttgaacgtaaaaatgtatttattttacaaaaaaatggtgtcaaatatatgtaattattattcctaaaataaaagCATTAAGGGTTCACCAATATACAATAACTAAAACAAAAGAACCTAtgtcaaattaatatatatatatatatatatatagatagatagatataaTTCAACTCAGAATAGCATGcataataaaataatcttgttcacATTTTAGGAATCAAGatttttaatatgtatataattatacATAGTTTTGGTCACATGAGAAACGCCTGTGATGAGACAAGTACAATCAAAAGCCTATAACCTCAATATTATAGTACTTAATTATATGAGATATTCATAACATTATTTGAAGAAGAAACAAGTATATACAGATCTTCATCAGCATTAAAATAGTACTTTATGTTGTATTAGTTTGGGCAAATTTCCATGCCAGTATGCAGAATTTACAAATAATTAATCaacaacacacacacacacaaattaCAAAGCTAGAAATCACTCTCCATTATCAGATTCGAATTTTCGAGTTATGAACATCCCtaatgagaatgctaaaatgGCTGTTACAACAAGTGCTTTGTTTTTGTTCAGCATTCCCATGGCACTTTTAAGATAATTCGTTTCGCGCTCCCATCTCCTGATACTCTCGTCTGGAAAATACAAAGGAGACTTAGAGGCCTCTTTCTCTCCCTCGGTTTTGGTTTTTTGGtgctctttctcttccttttgGTCCTTATTGTGATGATTTATACCATCATGATgatctttctttttcaatttctcatcagcagacttttgGTGCAGATTTTGATCATTATTTTCGTGGGATGGAACAAGTACTTTTTTCTTTGGGACAGTTAAGTAGAGAATCTCACCATCAAATTTTGCTGTGATGCCATCCAAATCTGACTCTTGTGGTGCCTTGAAGGTTTGGTTGAAACGAATGTACttattctcattcactttcctTTCACCATAAATCTTTATCTGTCCATTGTTTACAACTTGTATCTTTACCTGCTCTTTCTTAAAATCTTTTATTTGTTTCGTTCAAAAAGGTAAAAATAGAACATGTTAATATCACCATATggtaaaattaaagaaaatcatgcataatattatcccTGCTTGTTGTAACATATTATCACATATATGTAACATAAAAAATTCATGATTTGTAGCTTTTAAAAGAAACAAATGAAACCGTGTCAAGAAAACGAAAGACATAACAAAATTCAATTGTACATAGTTTATTGATGCAGTACCAGGAAGATCAACAAGAAGATAATGGCCATCCAAGTCTTCTGTCCAATCAGAAGAAGGTACAATCTCATCGAAAACCGCATTTCTCAGCCTAGAAGTACTACTTTCATCTCCTAAGACTCCTGTTCCTCTAACATTGGCCATTGATAAATGAGAAAGTCTCTGGTTCggtaatgaatattattattagctTAAAGGTGCGTATGTTATATAtgatgatttatgtggtttataTAGAACTAGCATTATTTCAATAGGTCAATAATTAATGTTGTTATAATAAATTAGATGATGGCACTTCTAAGTGTGAAAATGATCAAAATAGGTAGCTTTTCTTGTAGATTTCTTCATTCTTATATTCCAAACTTTCCCTGTTGGGACTGGACTGTTTAACTTTGGCTTGTTTGGTTTCGTAATACAGGTGGAAAATAAGGACTATATATTCTTTGCTTTTTCTATGACCAAATGACATATTAGCTCTTTCATTACCAGAGCAATGCATACATATCTGTATTGTATATTagttttttattcttctttttttggTCATTCCCAGGCAGATGCCAAGTCCTCGAAAAAATTCATATGGTAGAAAccttattttcttcttttgtgAATCATCCTTGAACGTGTGGAAAGTTTGTGCAAAACCATTGCTTATAGTCTAAGCTTTCTTCCCAAAAAACCAAGttaattaatacatatacaTCTTAATAagcatttttcattattaactAAGTAATTAAACAATTAACAAATCCCAAAATATAAGTCTACTTTCGTATTCGTATAGCTCTTTTCGAATATCgatattcaaaatttaagaatcattttatgatttttgtttaaatttttcattagtaCTCTTTTCTCCTTTCAGATGAAATATTATGAAAGAATATTTGTGAATCTCAGCTCAATTAATTATCAGCATGAGCACTCTTTTTATATATCAACTAGGTAAGAATAATTAGCATTTTTGCTCTTTGAACTTTGGAAACCACTTGATTGTACCCTTTAAAATATAAGGCTTGTTATAAATTCTCCTTAAAATATAACAGTTACATAACTATACCCTTTCTGTTAAGTAATGCTTCTTTAACCGTTAAAAACTAGTATTTTTACCCCTCTAAACTTTGACTAATATAAAATTTCGcccatttttattaaaaaaaattaatttttaaaattataatatattctcttttttttaaaccaattataatattgtattaattcaaaaaaaaaataataaaaactattaaaaattttaataaaaatattaattttacttaaaaaaatatttttaaattttattttatttatcaaccagtatcttaaaaaatcaaataaaaattattgagaatattctaataaataatttaaatacactaagattttttgaaggaaaaatcaaacttatttatatttataaactcataccttaacaaataaagaaaaataattaaaaattgaataaaaatataaaattattttttttaaaaaaaaaggttataaattaaactaaaaatgttatgtttacttaaataaatcaatattttttgataagaacaaaatatattcaagtttgttcctgaaaaatatattttttaatatatttttacaaattaatttttaaatatattttgtttcatatctaaataaattttttaataaaaaataaataattttttatatcgcgtaattagttttaaaatttaatttattttttaattttcttaatcattcaaaataatttttattaagatCTAAATTGACTTCTTAAGATTTACTAAAAAAGATATTGaatctttctcatttttatttttagtgggTACAATTTGATAgttgtcaaagttcagggggcaaaattGCTAATTGACAAAGACACATCATCATTCAAATGGAATAATGAGACAGAACCTAACAGAATGACTAAATTCCTATAAATGTAACAGTTTAGGGGAATTGTTAATAAGTCGTATATTTTAAGGGCTAAAATTAATATTGTCAAAAATTCAAGGAAGAAAATTGCTAATTATTCACTAGGTAATATGGTCGCACTTCACGCGCctattttaattcttttaatataaattggaaaataaaattttattaatataataaataataataagtaaaaaatatttcaatatATTATAATCCGAAGTTATATTAtccaattatattttatttataagaaaataaaactcTCTGATTGAACCCAATTAATCAAATCTaatctaattataaaatatttgatatcaaattataattaactgGATTAAATTGAATGTATAAGTTAGATCAAAATTGGATTAGTTGGATCCTAATTGAATTAATTGGATCAGTTACTGCATGTTAATCTCAAAATTGAGTTAAAAATTGATCCAgtctaattatatttatataaatattttttatataaaataataatatttaaaaatatacataaaaaaatatgttttaattgtatttttagTGGCTTCTTTCCTTTTTATGCTAAATTTGTtagatatttatatgtattgatgaaatacataaatgtatatatCAAATGTGGAATTAAATGAAcatatacacaataaattataggatcgaaatacctccaaccattgattctttgagcttcaatcccacacaagctttgatctgcaaaagaaattaatttatgtgggtaatcgggcttccaaGCTCTTTCTACTCTTTTTATATGGATTTACTGTATTTCACAAAAATGAGTAGTGAGCTCGATGACCGAGactctatatttatataagtgAGACCTTCTATCAAGGTCTCTGCCATAATTAATGtctgaatattttgacaattaattttgaaaattaaatcgGATAACTGAAatattaagtaattaaatatgaCCAT
Encoded here:
- the LOC115708990 gene encoding uncharacterized protein LOC115708990, whose translation is MANVRGTGVLGDESSTSRLRNAVFDEIVPSSDWTEDLDGHYLLVDLPDFKKEQVKIQVVNNGQIKIYGERKVNENKYIRFNQTFKAPQESDLDGITAKFDGEILYLTVPKKKVLVPSHENNDQNLHQKSADEKLKKKDHHDGINHHNKDQKEEKEHQKTKTEGEKEASKSPLYFPDESIRRWERETNYLKSAMGMLNKNKALVVTAILAFSLGMFITRKFESDNGE